Proteins found in one Limnobaculum xujianqingii genomic segment:
- a CDS encoding ABC transporter substrate-binding protein — protein sequence MTLLSPRLALASLTLLISFSTFADRQVTDQIGRTVTIPDRVDRVVVLQHQTLNLLVQMNATDKIVGILANWKQQLGSNYATLVPELNDKASLGDLTHVDAESLVALKPQVVFVTNYAPQEMIDKISALGIPVLAISLRHDNPGEQSKVNPAMDDEEQAYNLGLREGIELIGNVINKPEEAKALADAAFAGRQIVTDRLKSLAEQQRVRAYMANPDLSTYGSGKYTGLMMNHAGALNVAAATVKGFKQVALEQVIVWNPQVIFVQDRYPKVVDEINNDAKWQTIDAVKNHRVWLMPEYAKAWGYPMPEAIGLGELWMAKKLYPETFSDIDMRKEVDRWYQRFYRTQYQGID from the coding sequence ATGACACTTTTATCTCCCCGTCTGGCGCTTGCCAGCCTGACTTTGCTTATCTCTTTTTCCACTTTCGCCGATCGTCAGGTTACTGACCAGATTGGCCGAACGGTAACCATTCCTGATCGGGTCGATAGGGTGGTGGTTCTACAACATCAAACATTAAACCTGTTGGTACAAATGAACGCTACCGACAAGATTGTCGGCATTCTGGCCAACTGGAAGCAGCAACTGGGTAGCAATTATGCCACTCTGGTGCCTGAGCTAAACGATAAAGCATCATTGGGTGATTTAACCCACGTGGATGCTGAAAGCCTGGTGGCGCTGAAACCACAGGTAGTTTTTGTCACTAACTACGCTCCTCAGGAGATGATCGATAAGATTAGTGCCTTGGGTATTCCGGTACTGGCTATTTCATTGCGCCATGATAATCCGGGAGAACAGTCCAAAGTTAACCCGGCCATGGATGACGAAGAGCAGGCTTATAATTTGGGCCTCAGGGAAGGCATTGAACTGATTGGTAATGTGATAAATAAACCCGAAGAAGCCAAGGCGCTGGCGGATGCTGCTTTTGCCGGTCGTCAAATAGTTACCGATCGTCTAAAATCACTGGCGGAACAACAGCGTGTACGAGCCTATATGGCCAATCCTGACCTGAGTACCTATGGTTCAGGCAAATATACCGGATTGATGATGAATCATGCCGGCGCACTGAACGTGGCGGCGGCGACGGTAAAAGGCTTTAAACAGGTTGCATTAGAACAGGTTATTGTCTGGAATCCTCAGGTGATTTTTGTTCAGGATCGTTATCCTAAAGTGGTGGATGAAATCAATAATGATGCAAAGTGGCAAACCATCGATGCGGTTAAGAATCATCGTGTGTGGTTGATGCCTGAATATGCTAAAGCCTGGGGCTATCCGATGCCGGAAGCCATTGGCTTAGGTGAGCTGTGGATGGCAAAAAAACTCTATCCGGAAACTTTCAGCGACATAGATATGCGTAAAGAAGTCGATCGCTGGTATCAACGTTTCTACCGTACTCAATATCAAGGCATTGATTGA
- a CDS encoding substrate-binding domain-containing protein — protein sequence MLKILAAGSLRRVWAPLMAQFQAETGMTSETQFGPAGLLRQRIEAGETCDFFASASANHPAALISAGLALGSIPFASNCLCLSVARRITSGSDDWLSLLSNPELRLATSTPGSDPSGDYAWQLFDNLERYQPGLGESLKNRALCLVGGANSPAVPPGEMAASWLIRSGQTEMFLGYASYASNLRQHADIFVYDIPEEMNVVAHYVSAICTEMGMALGAFLRTPIAMDILRENGFGVGLSPGSDC from the coding sequence ATGTTAAAAATACTGGCCGCGGGCAGTTTGCGTCGGGTGTGGGCTCCATTGATGGCGCAGTTTCAGGCTGAAACTGGCATGACATCAGAGACTCAATTTGGGCCAGCAGGATTGCTACGCCAGCGAATCGAGGCTGGTGAAACCTGCGATTTCTTTGCTTCAGCCAGTGCCAATCATCCGGCTGCATTAATCTCAGCCGGGCTTGCTTTGGGTAGCATCCCTTTTGCCTCTAACTGTTTGTGTCTGAGCGTAGCACGACGGATTACTAGCGGGAGTGATGATTGGTTATCACTATTGAGTAACCCAGAGTTACGTCTGGCAACCTCTACGCCGGGCAGCGATCCTTCAGGTGATTATGCCTGGCAACTGTTTGATAATCTGGAGCGCTATCAACCCGGTTTAGGGGAAAGCCTTAAAAATCGGGCGTTATGCTTAGTGGGTGGTGCCAATAGCCCGGCGGTTCCGCCTGGAGAGATGGCGGCCAGTTGGCTTATTCGTAGTGGGCAGACTGAGATGTTTCTTGGTTATGCCAGCTATGCTTCAAACCTGAGGCAACATGCTGATATATTCGTTTATGATATCCCTGAAGAAATGAATGTAGTTGCGCATTACGTTTCTGCGATATGTACTGAAATGGGGATGGCACTGGGGGCGTTTCTTCGTACCCCAATAGCAATGGATATCCTTAGAGAGAATGGATTTGGGGTCGGACTCTCTCCTGGTTCAGATTGTTGA
- a CDS encoding DUF4405 domain-containing protein: MRRKYQCQVLSDVIMLFILLSLMGFHLWSEYIHEWLGTILFLMVMLHVGLNTHWLQKLFQGEYCAFRILQLSINALLLLLFLSAVISGVMLSRHLLPDLVIHSSSDLVRKVHMASVHWLQIIIALHLGIHWRMLANFFCKIWHISPVSVLMTRILPLIFSVIAVYGIYAFMQRERLPYLFFQVDFAFFDFDESMFLFYWDFFAITLSGAYLSQILIWLMTFRQRARR; encoded by the coding sequence ATGAGAAGAAAATATCAGTGTCAGGTTCTGTCAGATGTGATTATGTTATTCATTTTATTATCGTTGATGGGGTTTCATCTGTGGAGTGAATATATCCATGAATGGCTTGGAACAATATTGTTTCTGATGGTTATGTTACATGTGGGTTTGAATACCCATTGGTTGCAGAAGCTATTTCAGGGAGAATACTGCGCTTTTCGGATCTTGCAGCTGTCAATAAATGCATTATTGCTGTTGCTGTTTTTATCCGCGGTGATAAGCGGGGTAATGCTTTCTCGACATCTATTACCAGACTTGGTTATACATAGCTCGTCCGATCTGGTCAGAAAAGTTCACATGGCTAGTGTTCATTGGCTGCAAATCATCATTGCTTTACACCTTGGTATTCACTGGAGAATGCTGGCTAATTTCTTTTGTAAGATTTGGCATATTTCACCCGTTTCTGTATTGATGACACGAATTCTTCCGCTGATTTTTAGTGTTATTGCTGTTTATGGTATTTACGCATTCATGCAGCGGGAGAGGTTGCCTTATTTGTTCTTTCAGGTCGATTTCGCCTTTTTCGATTTTGATGAATCAATGTTCTTATTCTATTGGGATTTTTTCGCGATTACGCTTTCCGGGGCTTATTTGAGCCAAATTTTGATATGGCTGATGACATTCAGGCAACGTGCAAGGCGCTAA
- a CDS encoding DUF2623 family protein, whose protein sequence is MSNFFGMGLIAGINSQEPYSSQHITRYCEDFRRGYVIGYTHSLMQLSGDSELVTRVAGSLTQKYGLNKEMMMEIYTEFQQDSSTNSFISGYTAAAQT, encoded by the coding sequence ATGAGTAATTTTTTTGGTATGGGATTGATCGCAGGTATCAACAGTCAGGAACCCTATAGTTCACAGCATATAACGCGTTACTGTGAGGATTTCAGACGCGGCTATGTTATTGGCTATACCCATTCGTTGATGCAATTAAGCGGTGATAGCGAATTAGTCACCAGAGTTGCAGGGAGTTTGACGCAAAAATACGGCCTGAATAAAGAGATGATGATGGAGATTTATACTGAATTTCAGCAGGACTCCTCCACTAACTCATTTATTTCAGGCTATACGGCGGCGGCTCAAACTTAA
- a CDS encoding flavodoxin: MKKIFILLLAVTFSSLNAIAEPVNSHAQRTLIVYFSQPENVKLDGVDGVSGASILQKNGQISGSTQYLAQIIQRYTGGELFRIETVTPYPTQHEPLLRYAEQEQRDNRYPELKTKIDNLTDYDRVFIGYPIWWYKMPMPLYSFLQQHDLSGKTLIPFTSHGGSRFSDSLREIKRLQPDARLVTQGLAISRDDVADDGTVTRVGDWLNKLTSVQQ, translated from the coding sequence ATGAAAAAAATCTTCATTCTCTTGCTGGCAGTAACTTTCAGCAGCCTGAATGCTATTGCGGAACCGGTAAATAGTCATGCTCAAAGAACATTAATTGTCTATTTCTCTCAACCAGAAAACGTCAAATTAGACGGTGTAGATGGCGTATCAGGTGCGAGTATTTTACAAAAAAATGGTCAGATATCAGGTAGCACACAATATCTTGCTCAAATTATTCAACGCTATACGGGAGGAGAATTATTCCGCATTGAAACCGTTACCCCTTATCCAACACAACATGAACCGTTACTGCGCTATGCGGAACAAGAACAGCGAGATAACCGTTATCCTGAATTGAAAACTAAGATAGATAATCTGACTGATTACGACAGGGTTTTTATTGGTTATCCCATATGGTGGTACAAAATGCCGATGCCACTGTATAGCTTTTTACAGCAACATGACTTGAGTGGCAAAACCCTCATTCCTTTTACTTCACATGGCGGTAGTCGCTTCTCTGACTCTCTTCGCGAAATTAAACGCCTGCAACCTGATGCCCGGTTAGTGACTCAGGGATTGGCTATTTCCAGAGATGATGTTGCTGATGACGGCACGGTAACCAGAGTCGGTGACTGGCTGAATAAATTGACCAGCGTTCAGCAATAA